A DNA window from Jaculus jaculus isolate mJacJac1 chromosome 1, mJacJac1.mat.Y.cur, whole genome shotgun sequence contains the following coding sequences:
- the LOC101603863 gene encoding left-right determination factor 1-like isoform X2 — MRPLWLCWALWVMPLAGPGAALSGEQVLDSLLKQLQLDQPPVLDGDAAEGLAIPAHVRAQYVALLQHSHADRSRGKRFSQNFREVAGRFLVSEASTHLHERPTPRSARARVTIEWLHFRDDGSNRTALIDSRLVSIHESGWKAFDVTEAVNFWQQLSRPRQPLLLQVSVQREHLGPGASGAHRLVRFGAQGARGEPQLELHTLDLKDYGAQGNCDPEAAVTEGTRCCRQETYLDLQGMTWAENWVLEPPGFLTYECVGSCLQPPEALTFKWPFLGPRQCIASETASLPMIVRMKEGGRTRAQVVSLPNMRVQKCSCASDGALVPRGLEP; from the exons ATGCGGCCCCTGTGGCTCTGCTGGGCACTCTGGGTGATGCCTCTGGCCGGCCCTGGGGCAGCTTTGTCTGGAGAGCAGGTCCTGGACAGCCTGTTGAAGCAGCTGCAGCTGGACCAGCCACCCGTCCTGGACGGGGACGCTGCGGAGGGACTGGCCATCCCTGCCCACGTGCGGGCCCAGTACGTGGCCCTGCTGCAACACAGCCACGCTGATCGCTCCCGCGGGAAGAGGTTCAGCCAGAACTTCCGAG AGGTGGCGGGCAGGTTCCTGGTGTCCGAGGCTTCCACGCATCT GCACGAGCGGCCCACCCCGCGCAGCGCCCGCGCCCGGGTCACCATCGAGTGGCTTCACTTCCGCGACGACGGCTCCAACCGCACCGCCCTCATCGACTCCAG GCTGGTGTCCATCCACGAGAGCGGCTGGAAAGCCTTCGACGTGACCGAGGCCGTGAACTTCTGGCAGCAGCTGAGCCGGCCGCGGCAGCCGCTGCTGCTGCAGGTGTCGGTGCAGCGGGAGCACCTGGGCCCCGGGGCCTCGGGCGCGCACAGGCTGGTGCGCTTCGGGGCGCAGGGGGCGCGGGGCGAGCCTCAGCTGGAGCTGCACACGCTGGACCTCAAGGACTATGG AGCTCAAGGCAACTGTGACCCTGAGGCAGCTGTGACAGAGGGCACCCGCTGCTGCCGGCAGGAGACCTACCTGGACCTGCAGGGGATGACCTGGGCTGAGAACTGGGTGCTGGAGCCCCCAGGGTTCCTGACCTATGAGTGTGTGGGCAGCTGCCTACAGCCGCCTGAGGCCCTGACCTTCAAGTGGCCGTTTCTGGGGCCCCGACAGTGCATTGCGTCAGAGACAGCCTCGCTGCCCATGATCGTCAGGatgaaggagggaggcaggaccAGGGCCCAGGTGGTCAGCCTCCCCAACATGAGGGTGCAGAAGTGCAGCTGTGCCTCGGATGGGGCACTGGTCCCAAGGGGGCTGGAGCCCTAG
- the LOC101603863 gene encoding left-right determination factor 1-like isoform X1, protein MRPLWLCWALWVMPLAGPGAALSGEQVLDSLLKQLQLDQPPVLDGDAAEGLAIPAHVRAQYVALLQHSHADRSRGKRFSQNFREVAGRFLVSEASTHLLVFGMEQRLPPNSELVQAVLRLFQEPLPRAALRRHERPTPRSARARVTIEWLHFRDDGSNRTALIDSRLVSIHESGWKAFDVTEAVNFWQQLSRPRQPLLLQVSVQREHLGPGASGAHRLVRFGAQGARGEPQLELHTLDLKDYGAQGNCDPEAAVTEGTRCCRQETYLDLQGMTWAENWVLEPPGFLTYECVGSCLQPPEALTFKWPFLGPRQCIASETASLPMIVRMKEGGRTRAQVVSLPNMRVQKCSCASDGALVPRGLEP, encoded by the exons ATGCGGCCCCTGTGGCTCTGCTGGGCACTCTGGGTGATGCCTCTGGCCGGCCCTGGGGCAGCTTTGTCTGGAGAGCAGGTCCTGGACAGCCTGTTGAAGCAGCTGCAGCTGGACCAGCCACCCGTCCTGGACGGGGACGCTGCGGAGGGACTGGCCATCCCTGCCCACGTGCGGGCCCAGTACGTGGCCCTGCTGCAACACAGCCACGCTGATCGCTCCCGCGGGAAGAGGTTCAGCCAGAACTTCCGAG AGGTGGCGGGCAGGTTCCTGGTGTCCGAGGCTTCCACGCATCTGCTGGTGTTCGGCATGGAGCAGCGGCTGCCCCCCAACAGCGAGCTGGTGCAGGCCGTGCTGCGCCTCTTCCAGGAGCCGCTTCCCAGAGCCGCGCTCCGCAGGCACGAGCGGCCCACCCCGCGCAGCGCCCGCGCCCGGGTCACCATCGAGTGGCTTCACTTCCGCGACGACGGCTCCAACCGCACCGCCCTCATCGACTCCAG GCTGGTGTCCATCCACGAGAGCGGCTGGAAAGCCTTCGACGTGACCGAGGCCGTGAACTTCTGGCAGCAGCTGAGCCGGCCGCGGCAGCCGCTGCTGCTGCAGGTGTCGGTGCAGCGGGAGCACCTGGGCCCCGGGGCCTCGGGCGCGCACAGGCTGGTGCGCTTCGGGGCGCAGGGGGCGCGGGGCGAGCCTCAGCTGGAGCTGCACACGCTGGACCTCAAGGACTATGG AGCTCAAGGCAACTGTGACCCTGAGGCAGCTGTGACAGAGGGCACCCGCTGCTGCCGGCAGGAGACCTACCTGGACCTGCAGGGGATGACCTGGGCTGAGAACTGGGTGCTGGAGCCCCCAGGGTTCCTGACCTATGAGTGTGTGGGCAGCTGCCTACAGCCGCCTGAGGCCCTGACCTTCAAGTGGCCGTTTCTGGGGCCCCGACAGTGCATTGCGTCAGAGACAGCCTCGCTGCCCATGATCGTCAGGatgaaggagggaggcaggaccAGGGCCCAGGTGGTCAGCCTCCCCAACATGAGGGTGCAGAAGTGCAGCTGTGCCTCGGATGGGGCACTGGTCCCAAGGGGGCTGGAGCCCTAG